The Phacochoerus africanus isolate WHEZ1 chromosome 3, ROS_Pafr_v1, whole genome shotgun sequence genome window below encodes:
- the LOC125121913 gene encoding olfactory receptor 4C16-like, which produces MHSWSTCLNSNVTEFILLGLTQDPVRKKVVFVTFLILYLGTFIGNFLIITTIKTSRTLGNPMYFFLFHLSLSDSCFSTSIAPRVIVDALLKKITISFNECIVQVFSFHFFGSLEIFILIFMAVDRYVAICKPLHYMTIMSHRVCGVLVALAWTGSCVHSSTQIFLVLSLPFCGSNVIDHYICDLQPLLKLVCAETYVINLLLVSNSGALCTVSFVLLMFSYVIILHSLRNHSAEGRKKALSTCISHIIVFILFFSPCIFIYTRPATTFPMDKMITVFYTIGTPLLNPLIYTLRNAEVKNAMRMLWSKKLISDIKR; this is translated from the coding sequence CTGAACAGTAATGTGACTGAATTCATCCTGCTGGGGTTGACACAGGATCCTGTTAGAAAGAAAGTCGTGTTTGTCACTTTCTTGATTTTATATTTGGGGACATTTATAGGTAACTTTCTGATTATTACTACCATCAAGACCAGCCGGACACTTGGGAATCCaatgtacttcttccttttccactTATCCTTATCTGATAGCTGCTTCTCTACTTCCATAGCTCCTAGAGTGATTGTAGATGCCCTTTTGAAGAAGATCACTATCTCTTTTAATGAGTGCATAGTGCAAGttttttcattccatttctttggctCACTGGAGATCTTCATCCTTATCTTCATGGCTgttgaccgctatgtggccatctgtaagccaCTGCACTACATGACCATAATGAGCCATCGAGTCTGTGGTGTGTTGGTGGCTCTAGCCTGGACGGGATCCTGTGTGCATTCTTCAACTCAGATATTTCTAGTCTTGAGTTTACCTTTCTGTGGTTCCAATGTGATTGATCATTATATATGTGACTTGCAGCCTTTGTTAAAACTTGTCTGTGCAGAAACATATGTGATCAACCTACTCTTGGTGTCAAACAGTGGGGCCCTCTGTACAGTGAGTTTTGTCTTGCTGATGTTCTCCTATGTCATCATCTTGCATTCTCTGAGAAACCACAGTgctgaagggaggaaaaaagcccTCTCCACCTGCATCTCCCACATCATTGTGTTCATCTTGTTCTTTAGTCCttgcatatttatatacacacgtCCTGCAACCACATTTCCCATGGATAAGATGATAACTGTGTTTTATACAATTGGAACACCTTTGCTCAACCCTCTGATTTATACACTGAGGAATGCagaagtgaaaaatgccatgaggaTGCTATGGAGCAAGAAATTGATCTCAGATATCAAAAGATGA